A stretch of the Thermoanaerobaculia bacterium genome encodes the following:
- a CDS encoding thioredoxin domain-containing protein, which yields MIVACSACGRKNRVPARHLADAGRCGACHAGLPASSAPIEVNPEQFDEIVRAAKVPVLVDFWAAWCSPCRMAAPEVEKTATRSAGRALVLKVNTELHPALAVRFGVQGIPNFVVLRDGEVVTQQAGLVPSERMLQWLDAAGAAAGG from the coding sequence ATGATCGTCGCGTGTTCCGCGTGCGGCCGGAAGAATCGCGTTCCCGCGAGACATCTGGCCGACGCCGGCCGATGCGGCGCCTGCCATGCCGGGCTTCCGGCGAGTTCCGCCCCGATCGAGGTGAACCCGGAGCAGTTCGACGAGATCGTGCGGGCCGCGAAAGTTCCGGTTCTCGTGGACTTCTGGGCCGCCTGGTGCTCTCCCTGCCGGATGGCGGCGCCGGAAGTGGAAAAGACGGCGACCCGGAGCGCCGGACGCGCGCTCGTGCTCAAGGTGAATACGGAGCTCCATCCGGCGCTCGCGGTCCGGTTCGGAGTGCAGGGCATTCCGAACTTCGTCGTCCTCCGCGACGGCGAGGTCGTGACGCAACAGGCCGGACTGGTCCCCAGCGAACGGATGCTGCAGTGGCTCGACGCCGCGGGAGCCGCCGCGGGGGGATAA